The following are from one region of the Leptospira selangorensis genome:
- a CDS encoding glycosyltransferase, with protein MNAYLHISEFRDKDGIGNDIKGLREVLNSSGIKTEIVCQNDLSDGSIKTLQTEELRNESSLSSNSMHILEYGGSGYPIDSFLSFPGRKFVRYQNITPPKFFKPFVSQDIFRSFELDYKKSILELHKLKRSIERFLPSSKYSASNLEDLNIVNSSVLPIVRKYGWKGEKRNRKNGYTLGYVGRLVPSKKIEDILFLAYFLKRIEPKYRILLIGNVPSIFEDYFTNLKQMARELGIGGNVQFRMGVQDSELPRFWEEMDAYISMSEHEGFGIPLVEALSYDIPVFAYACTAVPETLKDAGYLFRKKDISSLEKLAEWIHFILESQSSSRPVDGPHASSKRREVCMDYDSMPYGRVLKQIFTFKETAAS; from the coding sequence ATGAACGCTTATCTCCATATTTCCGAATTTAGGGATAAGGACGGGATCGGGAACGATATCAAAGGTTTAAGAGAAGTTTTAAATTCTTCCGGTATCAAAACGGAGATCGTCTGCCAAAATGATCTGAGCGACGGCTCTATCAAAACTTTACAAACAGAAGAGCTTCGTAACGAAAGTAGTTTATCTTCGAATTCCATGCATATTTTAGAGTATGGAGGTTCCGGATATCCGATTGATTCTTTTCTGTCTTTTCCCGGCAGAAAATTTGTTCGTTATCAAAATATAACTCCTCCTAAGTTTTTCAAACCTTTCGTTTCTCAGGATATATTCAGAAGTTTCGAACTGGATTATAAAAAATCCATATTAGAATTACATAAACTAAAAAGATCCATAGAACGTTTTCTTCCCAGCTCCAAATATAGCGCCTCTAATTTGGAAGATCTCAACATAGTAAATTCAAGCGTTCTACCGATTGTTAGAAAGTACGGATGGAAGGGAGAAAAACGAAATCGTAAGAACGGTTATACTCTCGGTTATGTGGGAAGACTGGTCCCAAGCAAAAAGATAGAAGATATCCTGTTCTTAGCTTATTTTCTGAAAAGAATAGAACCTAAATACAGGATCTTACTGATCGGAAATGTTCCAAGTATTTTCGAGGATTATTTTACCAACTTAAAGCAGATGGCAAGAGAACTCGGGATCGGAGGAAACGTTCAATTCAGAATGGGGGTCCAAGATTCCGAACTACCCAGATTTTGGGAAGAGATGGATGCTTATATAAGCATGAGTGAACACGAAGGTTTCGGGATCCCTCTTGTAGAAGCATTGAGTTATGATATTCCAGTTTTTGCATACGCTTGCACTGCCGTTCCGGAAACGTTAAAGGATGCAGGATATCTTTTTCGAAAAAAAGATATAAGCAGTTTAGAAAAATTAGCAGAGTGGATCCATTTTATATTAGAATCCCAATCTTCCTCGCGCCCTGTGGATGGCCCTCATGCTTCTTCCAAAAGAAGAGAAGTATGTATGGATTATGATTCCATGCCTTACGGAAGAGTTTTAAAACAGATATTCACATTTAAAGAAACGGCCGCCTCATGA
- a CDS encoding LIC_10202 family protein — MEERSSDIIEIKDSSINVRELMEEIESRLARRPVSKEELERLSRWKFSPQSPEGYREFDAAETAHLFEKGISPPKFTNPKFKYIRGPIRWLFIKLIELYAFLDKKLSENRTRAFYSVLNELILLRGDHEKLKRKFEKFYNEFVELNYTLKKEISPEFVWSNEFLYEEETLEESETLILSRLNPGDSVLAINPEWGKFLKQLLKAQIEFKAVTWNKSQYSYIKENITNSVSLLSFEEVLPESPLPSKIISNTNLCLLPNWVLEKLFKSLASKTSSGTEFIFRYSNYSNRMVSPFQPILLTQISESAFREFLQKLGFKNIVDTKAGDGFSVFSFRK; from the coding sequence ATGGAAGAAAGATCTTCAGATATTATAGAAATCAAGGACAGCTCGATCAATGTCCGCGAGCTCATGGAAGAAATAGAATCCAGGCTTGCCAGAAGACCAGTTTCCAAGGAAGAATTAGAACGTCTTTCTCGTTGGAAGTTTTCTCCTCAGTCCCCTGAAGGATACAGAGAATTTGACGCTGCAGAAACAGCTCATTTATTCGAAAAAGGGATCTCCCCTCCTAAGTTCACCAATCCTAAATTTAAGTACATCCGAGGCCCGATCCGTTGGTTGTTCATCAAACTGATCGAGTTGTATGCGTTTCTAGATAAAAAACTTTCTGAAAACAGAACTCGCGCATTCTACAGTGTTTTGAATGAATTGATTCTCTTAAGAGGAGATCATGAAAAATTAAAACGTAAGTTTGAAAAATTCTATAATGAGTTTGTAGAGCTAAATTATACTCTTAAAAAAGAGATCAGTCCCGAATTCGTTTGGTCCAACGAGTTTTTATACGAAGAAGAAACTCTAGAAGAAAGTGAGACTCTCATTCTTTCCAGATTGAATCCTGGAGATTCAGTTCTTGCGATCAATCCTGAATGGGGAAAATTTCTAAAACAACTCTTAAAGGCGCAGATAGAATTCAAAGCTGTCACTTGGAATAAATCCCAGTATTCTTATATCAAAGAAAATATAACGAACTCAGTGTCCCTTCTATCCTTTGAAGAAGTTCTACCCGAGTCCCCTCTTCCTTCTAAAATTATTTCCAATACCAATCTATGTCTTTTGCCAAATTGGGTTTTAGAAAAACTTTTCAAATCCTTAGCTTCTAAAACTTCAAGTGGGACAGAGTTCATTTTTAGATATTCCAATTATTCGAATAGAATGGTCTCTCCTTTTCAACCGATCCTCCTGACTCAGATCAGTGAGTCCGCATTCAGAGAGTTCTTACAAAAATTAGGTTTTAAGAATATAGTGGATACCAAAGCCGGAGACGGTTTTTCGGTGTTTAGTTTCAGAAAATGA
- a CDS encoding GDP-mannose 4,6-dehydratase yields MKYLVTGAEGFVGSYLVRELTQKSESELLGLGMNPKNTEFSFPYKVCDIRDIQSLQQVFESYSPDVLFHLAGQTFVPRSIENPEETLLINVAGTLNILECFKRSGKKVKLVYISSSEVYGNIKEEQLPVSENLLPSPVNPYASSKLAAETYCLQYSRSYQNIETVIARPFNHIGVGQNPNFVVPNFCKQVLENISKNVSSEILVGDLTPTRDFLHVTDVVKAYILLANKGINGEVYNICSGAETSISQVLQWILEFADSKLVSKQDPARLRPAEMKRSLGNNSKLKSLGWAPGISVKESVREIFEHIRKTEYSS; encoded by the coding sequence ATGAAATACTTGGTCACAGGAGCGGAAGGTTTTGTAGGATCTTATCTGGTCCGAGAACTTACACAAAAATCAGAGTCCGAACTTCTGGGCCTGGGAATGAATCCTAAAAATACGGAGTTTTCCTTTCCTTATAAGGTTTGTGATATCAGGGATATCCAATCTCTCCAACAAGTATTCGAGTCCTATTCACCAGATGTATTATTCCATTTAGCAGGACAAACATTCGTTCCTAGATCAATCGAAAATCCGGAAGAAACATTACTGATCAATGTGGCAGGCACATTGAATATTTTAGAATGTTTTAAACGTTCCGGTAAAAAAGTGAAACTAGTCTATATATCTTCTTCTGAAGTATATGGAAATATAAAAGAAGAACAACTTCCAGTTTCAGAGAATCTTCTCCCAAGTCCTGTGAATCCATATGCTTCTTCCAAACTTGCTGCAGAAACATATTGTCTTCAGTATTCTCGTTCTTATCAAAATATAGAAACTGTGATCGCAAGACCTTTCAATCATATAGGTGTTGGGCAGAATCCTAACTTTGTGGTCCCGAATTTTTGCAAACAGGTATTGGAGAATATTTCCAAAAACGTTTCTTCCGAAATTTTAGTAGGGGATTTAACTCCAACACGAGACTTCTTGCATGTCACTGATGTAGTGAAAGCTTATATTCTTCTAGCAAACAAAGGAATAAACGGAGAAGTTTATAATATATGTTCTGGCGCCGAGACTTCCATCTCTCAAGTCTTACAATGGATCTTAGAATTTGCGGATTCTAAATTAGTTTCTAAACAAGATCCCGCAAGATTGAGACCTGCAGAAATGAAAAGATCTCTGGGAAATAATTCTAAATTAAAATCTTTAGGATGGGCTCCTGGAATTTCAGTAAAAGAATCAGTCAGAGAAATTTTCGAGCATATTCGAAAAACAGAATATTCTTCTTAA
- a CDS encoding SanA/YdcF family protein yields MRLAVLLAVAICIGIPASIDLSIEWDYENRSIHAGNYRSLKPATVAIVPGASVYKGIPSPVLQDRLDCAIELYKQGKVRKILLSGDNGTSYYNEVKPMLLYVLERGVDEKDVFVDHAGFRTLDTLVRAKEIFQVKDAIFVSQRFHQPRAAFISKKIGLDLQSYESDRRIYISGPTSRFREFFARTLAWIDMNLTNTAPKYLGKPFPIEGSGVKTWKGSVI; encoded by the coding sequence ATGAGACTTGCGGTTTTACTCGCCGTCGCCATATGCATTGGCATCCCTGCTTCCATAGATCTCTCTATCGAATGGGATTACGAAAACAGAAGTATTCATGCGGGAAATTATCGCTCTCTCAAACCTGCGACAGTTGCAATTGTTCCGGGCGCTTCCGTTTATAAAGGAATTCCTTCTCCCGTTTTGCAGGACCGTTTAGATTGCGCGATAGAACTTTATAAACAGGGGAAGGTCCGTAAAATTCTTCTCTCAGGTGATAACGGAACCAGCTATTACAATGAAGTAAAACCGATGCTGTTGTACGTTTTAGAAAGAGGAGTCGATGAAAAAGACGTGTTCGTAGATCATGCAGGTTTTAGAACCCTGGATACTTTGGTAAGAGCAAAGGAAATTTTCCAAGTTAAGGACGCGATCTTCGTGAGCCAAAGATTTCACCAACCTAGAGCTGCTTTCATTTCTAAAAAAATAGGATTAGATCTACAATCTTATGAATCGGATAGAAGGATCTATATTAGCGGACCCACAAGTAGATTCAGAGAATTTTTTGCAAGAACCTTGGCCTGGATCGATATGAACCTGACTAATACTGCCCCAAAATATTTGGGGAAACCGTTTCCTATAGAAGGAAGCGGAGTCAAAACCTGGAAGGGTTCCGTAATTTAA
- a CDS encoding RNA polymerase sigma factor: MDQREFAGLIDSTKHIVLSAIKKNLYEEFYDTIDDVVQETYIRAYKSLAANKFRGDSSHSTWLYTIARNESLRMNQKRMRQANLAMKLKEKATQDSILNPREEYADSGMDIELQDLISNLPWKYKSVLALVSEGYKEQQIAEKLGIPEGTVKSRSFRGKQMLKKLFFQET, encoded by the coding sequence ATGGACCAAAGAGAATTTGCCGGACTAATAGACAGTACGAAACATATCGTACTCTCCGCGATTAAAAAGAATTTATACGAAGAGTTTTACGATACCATCGATGATGTTGTTCAAGAAACTTATATCCGTGCTTATAAAAGTTTAGCAGCTAATAAGTTCAGGGGAGATTCTTCCCATAGTACTTGGTTGTATACAATTGCAAGGAATGAGTCCTTGAGAATGAACCAGAAGCGTATGCGCCAGGCAAACCTTGCGATGAAGCTGAAGGAAAAAGCTACTCAAGATTCTATTCTAAACCCAAGAGAAGAATATGCTGATTCTGGAATGGATATCGAATTACAGGATCTGATCTCCAATCTTCCTTGGAAATACAAGTCTGTGCTTGCATTAGTTTCCGAAGGATATAAAGAGCAACAGATTGCAGAGAAATTGGGAATTCCGGAAGGAACAGTTAAATCCCGATCTTTCCGAGGCAAACAAATGCTAAAGAAGTTATTTTTTCAAGAGACCTGA
- a CDS encoding cytochrome P450 yields the protein MFSLHEPTSGRTKKNKPNLPPGVFGIRALPYVSKLAKDPIGFFQLMQSKFGNSARFGLRQVVFHLITQPEDIKRVLQENNQNYHKGVFYKELGRILGKGLLNSEGEFWKKQRKLIQPSFHKQRISEFVEIMAQETEKTSENWKKISSLDISKEMMRLTFAIVGRTLFRTEVESYAARIEHSLKIALELVTKRITRIFPFPFSWPTPENLKLKRALKDMHSVVDELIAERKKNPSNDLISMLLEVRDEETGETMSESQVRDEAITLLLAGHETTANALSWGFYLLSKHSDICEKVREEANRVLGDKTPSLEDVQKLTYTRKVLDEVLRLYPPAWVIERTAMGPDQIGGYDVETGTNISICIFNIHRNPDFWENPDKFDPDRFDEERSADRPKYAYLPFGGGPRICIGNIFALTEATLILAMLVKNYKFQTVSDHPVVMEPLVTLRPKYGILLNIVST from the coding sequence TTGTTTTCCTTGCACGAACCGACTTCAGGTCGCACCAAAAAAAATAAACCGAATCTTCCTCCTGGAGTTTTCGGAATCCGGGCACTTCCTTACGTTTCTAAATTGGCAAAAGATCCGATCGGATTTTTCCAATTGATGCAGTCCAAATTCGGAAATTCAGCACGATTCGGATTAAGACAGGTTGTGTTTCATTTAATCACACAGCCGGAAGATATCAAAAGAGTCCTTCAAGAGAACAACCAGAACTATCATAAGGGAGTTTTTTATAAGGAGCTCGGTAGGATCTTAGGTAAAGGTTTACTGAATAGTGAAGGAGAATTTTGGAAGAAGCAGAGAAAACTTATCCAACCTTCTTTCCATAAGCAAAGGATCTCTGAGTTCGTAGAGATCATGGCCCAAGAAACCGAAAAAACTTCCGAAAATTGGAAGAAGATTTCGAGCTTAGATATTTCTAAAGAAATGATGCGACTAACGTTTGCAATCGTAGGCAGAACTTTATTCAGAACTGAAGTAGAAAGTTACGCTGCCAGGATAGAACATTCTTTAAAGATCGCACTTGAGTTGGTCACTAAAAGAATCACTCGTATTTTTCCATTTCCTTTCAGTTGGCCTACTCCTGAAAATTTAAAACTCAAACGCGCCTTGAAAGATATGCATTCTGTAGTAGATGAGTTAATTGCAGAACGTAAAAAAAATCCTTCGAACGATTTGATCTCTATGCTTCTGGAAGTTCGAGACGAAGAAACAGGCGAAACTATGAGTGAAAGTCAAGTTCGAGACGAGGCAATTACACTTCTTCTTGCGGGACATGAAACAACTGCAAATGCATTGTCTTGGGGATTTTATCTTCTATCTAAACATTCTGATATTTGTGAAAAAGTAAGAGAAGAAGCAAATAGAGTTTTGGGAGATAAGACTCCTAGTTTGGAAGATGTTCAAAAATTGACATACACTCGCAAAGTATTGGATGAGGTTTTGAGATTATATCCTCCTGCTTGGGTGATCGAAAGGACTGCAATGGGTCCTGACCAAATTGGTGGTTATGATGTGGAGACCGGAACTAATATCTCCATCTGTATTTTTAATATTCATCGAAATCCAGATTTTTGGGAAAATCCTGACAAGTTTGATCCGGATCGTTTTGATGAAGAAAGATCTGCAGATAGACCTAAATATGCATATCTTCCATTTGGAGGAGGACCAAGGATCTGTATCGGTAATATTTTTGCATTAACGGAAGCTACACTGATACTTGCAATGTTGGTCAAAAACTACAAATTCCAAACGGTTTCGGATCATCCTGTCGTTATGGAACCTTTAGTCACATTAAGACCGAAGTATGGAATTCTATTAAACATAGTTTCCACTTGA
- a CDS encoding M23 family metallopeptidase codes for MEKMIKKRIDQVKEKGHQRLTVLLIPHGFDKSFHFQISIFTIFFLVGLLFAIVGIAVLGIVRYNNTRIQINALASVYGKYFDEYIEYSEKLGDIRDDFASLNENLQEVHSLIDGESDELLKLPDESDSEDLAATELKVEEAVDKDLMLGRSYLSEIYGYRAVRVSMEKNKALVDSVFNFLDSRYGIMNSLPFGEPLLSYNLTSYYGMRRSPTFGYMEFHDGVDLANVPGTDIAATGDGRVYRAIYSNRGYGNHIVIAHANGYYSLYGHCTSLKVREGEYVHKGQRIATVGATGNVTGPHLHYEVWIGESNRTDPMDYMKVGFGQY; via the coding sequence ATGGAAAAGATGATAAAAAAACGCATCGACCAGGTAAAAGAAAAAGGTCACCAAAGGCTGACGGTTCTTTTAATCCCTCATGGATTCGATAAGTCATTTCACTTCCAAATTTCTATCTTCACAATCTTCTTCTTAGTAGGATTATTGTTTGCAATCGTTGGGATCGCAGTTTTAGGAATCGTTCGTTATAATAATACCAGGATCCAGATCAACGCACTCGCTTCCGTTTACGGAAAATATTTCGATGAGTATATCGAATACAGCGAAAAGTTAGGAGATATCCGGGACGATTTCGCGAGTCTGAACGAAAATTTACAAGAAGTTCATTCTTTGATTGATGGCGAGTCGGATGAGTTGCTTAAACTTCCTGATGAGTCAGACTCAGAGGACTTAGCTGCTACTGAATTAAAGGTAGAAGAGGCAGTAGATAAGGATCTAATGCTCGGAAGATCTTATCTTTCTGAAATTTATGGATATCGCGCAGTAAGAGTTTCTATGGAAAAGAATAAGGCTCTTGTGGATTCTGTATTTAACTTTTTGGATTCCAGATACGGCATCATGAATTCTCTCCCATTCGGAGAACCATTATTATCTTATAATTTAACTTCTTATTATGGAATGAGAAGGTCCCCTACTTTTGGGTACATGGAATTCCATGACGGAGTGGACTTAGCAAACGTCCCTGGAACGGATATCGCGGCCACCGGAGACGGAAGAGTTTACAGAGCAATTTACTCCAACAGAGGATACGGAAATCATATTGTGATCGCTCATGCAAACGGATACTATAGTTTGTATGGTCACTGTACTTCCTTAAAAGTGAGAGAAGGTGAATATGTCCATAAAGGGCAGAGGATTGCTACTGTGGGAGCCACAGGAAACGTAACTGGTCCTCACCTTCATTATGAAGTATGGATCGGAGAATCGAACCGCACCGATCCTATGGATTATATGAAAGTAGGTTTCGGCCAATATTAA
- the ligA gene encoding NAD-dependent DNA ligase LigA — MPKKVPAKKTSAKKAEPIEVSKKVSIDLPKDPKQAAKEMRSLEEQLRHHQYLYYVKNTPKISDYDFDQMFKRLQAFEEAFPKLADPASPTLSVGSDLDKDFEKFTHKLPVLSLENTYNEEELMEWIQKTGSDELYSVEWKIDGASLMLYYENGILANGVTRGTGGIGDDVTENIRTIRSIPLRLSETVSIYLRGEVYMTFSDFDEFNEASEGKYANPRNLSSGSLKQKNSSDVAKRPLRIFTYDAFFPGSKVKFKTHQEVMKKAEDLKFPLPPDTKLLKGSEIPAAIKDFKKKKENIGFPTDGLVIKLNDLSKREALGYTSHSPRWARAYKFDALMKESKIVGIDYAVGRTGKITPRAQIEPISLAGTTVTFATLHNQDYIDELGVGIGAIVRISKRGEIIPAVEEVVTPGKEVFKIPLRCPCCSTKTEKKQDSVDYFCPNPECPDRVKNGIIFYCSRKQMDIEGLGEKQVEFLYDQKYIKDIADLYSLNKHKEKLMEEEGYGEKSVSIILKGIEESKKKDFRFVLSSLGLREIGPKVSELLTENGYDTIDSIISVAKNPKKLENVLEIPGIGPSTIEAIQENFTDKRILSLIDRLKKAGLKMKADPIEKSDKQPFAGQSWCVSGSFENFQPRDKAMDLVVYYGGKKVGSISSKTTHLLAGPGAGSKLDKAQELGVQVVSEDEFLKILKQNGIKI; from the coding sequence ATGCCTAAAAAAGTCCCGGCTAAAAAAACCTCCGCTAAAAAAGCGGAGCCAATCGAAGTATCTAAAAAAGTTTCTATAGATCTGCCAAAGGATCCTAAGCAGGCCGCAAAGGAAATGCGCTCTCTGGAAGAGCAGCTTCGCCATCACCAATATTTATACTACGTTAAGAACACTCCTAAGATATCTGATTATGACTTTGATCAAATGTTTAAAAGGCTCCAAGCTTTCGAAGAAGCGTTCCCTAAATTGGCGGACCCTGCTAGCCCGACTTTGAGTGTTGGTTCCGATCTAGACAAAGACTTCGAGAAGTTTACTCATAAGCTCCCGGTTCTTTCTTTGGAGAACACTTATAATGAAGAAGAGTTAATGGAATGGATCCAGAAAACGGGATCCGACGAGCTCTATTCTGTCGAATGGAAGATAGACGGCGCTTCCCTCATGCTATATTATGAAAATGGAATTCTTGCTAATGGTGTAACCAGAGGTACAGGAGGGATCGGAGATGATGTTACAGAAAATATCCGAACCATTCGATCTATTCCACTCAGGTTGTCGGAAACTGTTTCTATTTATTTAAGAGGAGAAGTTTATATGACTTTCTCCGATTTCGATGAATTTAACGAAGCTTCCGAAGGAAAATATGCAAACCCTCGAAATCTATCTTCTGGTTCTTTGAAGCAGAAAAATTCTTCAGATGTAGCAAAGCGACCACTTAGAATATTCACTTACGACGCATTTTTTCCAGGTTCCAAAGTAAAATTCAAGACTCACCAAGAAGTAATGAAGAAGGCAGAAGATCTGAAATTCCCTCTTCCACCGGATACTAAATTACTAAAAGGTTCTGAGATCCCTGCAGCGATCAAAGACTTTAAGAAGAAAAAAGAGAATATTGGATTTCCTACGGACGGACTCGTGATCAAACTAAACGATCTTTCTAAAAGAGAAGCTTTAGGTTATACGTCTCATTCTCCTCGTTGGGCTCGTGCTTATAAATTCGATGCTTTGATGAAAGAAAGTAAGATTGTGGGCATTGATTATGCAGTGGGAAGAACGGGAAAAATCACTCCAAGAGCTCAAATTGAACCGATCAGTTTGGCGGGAACCACAGTTACATTCGCAACTTTGCATAACCAAGATTATATAGATGAGTTAGGGGTTGGGATCGGAGCAATCGTAAGAATTTCCAAAAGAGGGGAAATCATTCCTGCAGTGGAAGAAGTTGTCACTCCAGGAAAGGAAGTTTTTAAGATCCCACTTCGTTGTCCTTGCTGCAGCACTAAAACGGAAAAGAAACAAGACTCCGTAGATTATTTTTGTCCGAATCCTGAATGTCCTGATCGAGTTAAGAACGGAATTATATTCTATTGTTCTCGAAAACAAATGGATATAGAAGGCTTGGGAGAAAAGCAGGTAGAATTTTTATACGATCAAAAGTATATCAAAGATATCGCAGATCTTTATTCTCTTAATAAACATAAAGAAAAGTTAATGGAAGAGGAAGGATACGGAGAAAAAAGCGTATCTATCATTTTAAAGGGAATTGAAGAATCAAAGAAGAAAGATTTTAGATTTGTACTTTCTTCTTTAGGTTTGAGAGAGATTGGTCCTAAAGTGTCGGAACTTCTGACAGAGAACGGATATGATACGATCGATTCTATTATCTCTGTGGCCAAAAATCCTAAGAAGCTGGAAAATGTTTTGGAAATTCCGGGTATAGGACCTTCTACAATTGAAGCGATCCAAGAGAATTTCACTGATAAAAGAATTCTTTCTCTTATTGATCGTCTGAAAAAAGCCGGACTCAAGATGAAGGCGGACCCGATAGAAAAATCGGATAAACAACCATTTGCAGGACAAAGCTGGTGTGTGTCCGGCTCCTTTGAAAACTTCCAACCTAGAGATAAGGCAATGGATCTGGTTGTTTATTATGGCGGGAAAAAAGTAGGATCTATTTCTTCTAAAACGACTCACCTGCTGGCAGGACCGGGCGCCGGTTCGAAATTGGACAAGGCTCAAGAGTTAGGAGTACAGGTTGTTTCCGAGGATGAGTTTTTAAAAATTCTAAAACAAAACGGGATCAAGATTTAA
- a CDS encoding cysteine-rich CWC family protein, with product MTQKKCPQCSSILECGVDQGTCWCFDIRLDVEALKNIREMYEDCLCKDCLTRFETNVVNQKI from the coding sequence ATGACGCAAAAGAAATGCCCTCAATGTTCAAGCATTTTAGAATGCGGAGTGGACCAAGGAACTTGTTGGTGTTTCGATATTCGTTTAGATGTGGAAGCTTTGAAAAATATAAGAGAAATGTATGAAGACTGCTTATGCAAAGATTGTTTAACTCGTTTTGAAACGAACGTAGTTAATCAAAAAATTTGA
- a CDS encoding AMP-dependent synthetase/ligase, whose product METDQKYFYDMLEKTASKFPNKESFSRRTKDGIKGRTFSEMKSLTDSLIAGLIEEGVQKDDKILYLCDSSQNWIIGDIAIISAGAVSVPRGTDVVDEDILYIVNHSESKYAIVQKEKDKQRLINLGSKLPSLKKVFVIEDDIGDLKSGADTIQGLIEKGKSNLSKDPDIVRKRLREKSPDELATLIYTSGTTGAPKGVMLTQTGWISAVEKVIGFVQLTSADSGVSLLPPWHAFERAIEYCILELGAGFLVSNISNLKEDLKEFQPTLFPSVPRIWESLYNGIMNKVSKESGLKKGVFNFCLKIGNLWAVQKGVLFGYDFRIEKPNFIVWTFAKVSSLVFLILLSPLKLLALLVFKPIHSALGGKLRVSVSAGSALPSVVDKFLSSIGLIVLEGYGMTETSAVLSIRKPKQPSPGTVGTPIQGYECILKDEHGNLVPQGGKGSLWVKSKQVLMGYYKRPELNDVVFDKNGFFDTGDIMRFNYRGELVFAGRAKDTIVLAGGENVEPVPIEDQLLNSPYVNQVMVTGHEAKHLVVLIVPDFERLKAEFPDLPEDANVWNSHPKIREIFKKEVSDRISRKTGFKAFELIPQNAFYVIPRPFDPDKEMTRTLKIKRNEILESFKKEVSDLTKN is encoded by the coding sequence TTGGAAACTGATCAAAAATATTTTTACGATATGCTAGAAAAGACGGCATCTAAATTTCCGAATAAGGAAAGTTTTTCCCGTAGAACCAAAGATGGAATTAAAGGAAGGACTTTTTCGGAAATGAAGTCCTTAACAGATTCTTTAATTGCAGGTCTGATCGAAGAGGGAGTCCAAAAAGACGATAAGATCTTATATCTTTGTGACTCTAGTCAGAACTGGATCATAGGTGATATTGCGATCATCTCCGCAGGCGCTGTTTCCGTTCCAAGAGGAACCGATGTAGTAGACGAAGATATATTATATATTGTTAATCATTCTGAAAGCAAATACGCGATCGTTCAAAAAGAAAAAGACAAACAAAGGTTGATCAACCTAGGTTCCAAACTTCCTAGTCTAAAAAAAGTTTTTGTGATCGAAGATGATATTGGCGATCTGAAATCCGGAGCTGATACGATCCAAGGCCTGATAGAAAAAGGAAAATCGAATCTTTCAAAAGATCCTGATATTGTTCGCAAAAGACTCAGAGAGAAATCTCCGGATGAACTTGCTACTTTGATCTATACATCCGGAACCACCGGCGCTCCTAAAGGAGTGATGCTCACCCAAACAGGTTGGATCTCCGCTGTGGAAAAAGTGATCGGGTTTGTTCAATTAACTTCTGCGGATTCCGGTGTAAGTCTTCTTCCTCCTTGGCATGCGTTTGAAAGAGCGATCGAATATTGTATCTTAGAATTAGGCGCAGGGTTTCTGGTTTCTAATATCAGCAACTTAAAAGAAGATCTTAAGGAATTTCAACCTACGCTATTCCCTTCCGTTCCAAGAATTTGGGAATCCTTATATAATGGAATTATGAATAAGGTCTCCAAGGAATCCGGTTTAAAAAAGGGAGTATTCAATTTCTGTTTGAAGATAGGAAATCTTTGGGCTGTTCAAAAAGGAGTTTTATTCGGTTATGATTTCAGGATAGAAAAACCGAATTTTATCGTTTGGACCTTCGCTAAAGTATCTTCTTTGGTCTTTCTTATATTATTATCTCCTCTCAAGTTACTTGCACTTTTGGTATTTAAACCGATCCACAGTGCTCTTGGTGGAAAGTTAAGAGTTTCCGTTTCTGCGGGAAGTGCACTTCCGTCGGTAGTGGATAAATTTTTATCTTCTATCGGGTTAATCGTTTTGGAAGGATACGGAATGACGGAAACTTCTGCAGTCCTTTCCATTCGTAAACCTAAACAACCTTCTCCCGGAACTGTTGGAACTCCGATACAAGGATATGAATGTATCTTAAAAGATGAACATGGGAATCTTGTTCCTCAAGGAGGAAAAGGAAGTCTCTGGGTAAAATCCAAACAGGTTCTTATGGGATATTACAAACGTCCTGAATTGAACGATGTTGTTTTCGATAAAAATGGATTCTTTGATACCGGAGATATCATGCGTTTCAATTATAGAGGCGAATTGGTATTTGCAGGAAGAGCAAAGGATACTATAGTGCTTGCCGGAGGAGAAAATGTGGAGCCTGTTCCTATTGAGGACCAACTTTTAAATTCTCCTTATGTGAACCAAGTTATGGTTACTGGTCATGAGGCAAAACATTTGGTGGTCTTGATCGTTCCGGATTTCGAAAGATTGAAGGCTGAGTTTCCTGATCTACCTGAGGATGCGAATGTTTGGAATTCTCATCCTAAAATTAGAGAGATCTTTAAGAAGGAAGTTTCGGATAGAATATCCCGTAAAACAGGATTCAAAGCTTTCGAACTGATCCCTCAAAATGCGTTTTATGTCATTCCAAGACCTTTTGATCCGGACAAGGAAATGACTAGGACCTTAAAGATAAAAAGAAACGAAATATTAGAAAGTTTTAAAAAAGAAGTTTCCGATCTAACCAAAAATTAG